A single region of the Actinoplanes sp. SE50/110 genome encodes:
- a CDS encoding ATP-binding protein, translating to MPSQLVCRPEQDLPVAVLSVSGTLDRLTGDALGLAVRRSLAVQPVKLLLDVSRLKVADPLALGTFGSVVCQTAEFPNVPIVVCGADPGTCAALAAAPDCAAVEMATDCAAALAEAGRQPLPESVRIRLRPVPDACRQVRHLVDQACARWHRTEFAATAALIATELVANVVRHAHTTMVFTLGLRDGTITMAVRDGSRRLPRSLDPGVSDAGGRGLRLVRELSAAWGVLPVSDGKVVWTQLTPALR from the coding sequence ATGCCCAGCCAGCTGGTCTGCCGGCCGGAGCAGGACCTCCCGGTGGCGGTGTTGTCGGTCAGCGGCACCCTGGACCGGCTCACCGGTGACGCACTGGGCCTGGCGGTCCGCCGCAGCCTCGCCGTCCAGCCGGTCAAACTGCTGCTCGACGTGAGCCGATTGAAGGTCGCCGACCCGCTCGCCCTCGGCACGTTCGGCTCGGTGGTCTGCCAGACCGCGGAGTTCCCGAACGTGCCGATCGTCGTCTGCGGCGCCGACCCGGGCACCTGCGCCGCGCTGGCCGCCGCCCCGGACTGCGCCGCCGTCGAGATGGCCACCGACTGCGCGGCCGCCCTCGCCGAGGCCGGCCGGCAACCACTCCCGGAATCGGTGCGGATCCGCCTGCGCCCCGTCCCCGACGCCTGCCGCCAGGTCCGCCACCTGGTCGACCAGGCCTGCGCCCGCTGGCACCGCACCGAGTTCGCCGCCACCGCGGCGCTGATCGCCACCGAACTGGTCGCCAACGTGGTCCGGCACGCGCACACCACCATGGTCTTCACCCTGGGCCTGCGCGACGGCACGATCACGATGGCGGTCCGCGACGGCAGCCGGCGCCTGCCGCGCTCGCTCGACCCCGGCGTCAGTGACGCCGGCGGCCGCGGGTTACGGCTGGTCCGGGAACTCTCGGCGGCGTGGGGCGTGCTGCCGGTCAGCGACGGCAAGGTGGTCTGGACACAGCTGACTCCGGCCCTCCGCTGA